One segment of Alnus glutinosa chromosome 2, dhAlnGlut1.1, whole genome shotgun sequence DNA contains the following:
- the LOC133860924 gene encoding uncharacterized protein LOC133860924, giving the protein MEANLEEALKAKEIAEKRFVEKDFAGAKNYALKAKALYPALEGISQMVTTFEVYTASEAKCNGEVDYYSILGLKPFADKDAVKKQYKKMAVLLHPDKNKCVGADGAFRLVSEAWTLFSDSTKRSSYDMKRNKQLSSGVNQTNLSSVHATGVTGFNNCSNSSNSHGRLDTFWTVCTSCKVQYEYLRKYVNKRLSCKNCRGIFIAVETGTAPANGSFPYCPWSHVPGNGYGSHGFDGVTYIPANTTYVTGNGVSGFHSGHGYEYVSNVSFQWSSFSGTSAGIVGPNGPSTISTDVYQANGNVNSARAKAKSGASRKHVTENAVANINSPTGCSEPPVSKAGRSEKKRKVIMGTNVRNGYEDKGSKSASEARLADGNASNGHDPKLSNPSELPSRRSVAPAFDARKLLIEKARTEIRKKLEEMKLVSEAAAAVKQNAKAQAGLDQSGGTGEAPKIADLRASGHQLEPNKTRPISLAVPDPDFHDFDKDRSEECFKPKQIWALYDEEDGMPRLYCLIREVISVEPFKIHITYLNSKTDSEFGTVNWLDCGFTKSCGNFRAWNSDVVDQVNVFSHVLSREKAGRGGCVRLYPRSGDIWAVYRNWSRDWNRSTPDEVRYKYEMVEVLDDYSEELGVCVAPLVKLAGFKTVYRRNTDKNAIRWIPRREMLRFSHQVPSCPLKEEGSNLPDKCWDLDPAATPDELLHVATDAGT; this is encoded by the coding sequence ATGGAAGCAAACCTAGAGGAGGCTCTTAAAGCCAAAGAGATAGCCGAGAAGCGATTTGTGGAGAAAGACTTTGCAGGTGCGAAGAATTATGCATTAAAGGCTAAAGCACTGTATCCAGCACTGGAGGGTATATCTCAAATGGTTACCACATTTGAAGTTTATACTGCTTCTGAGGCTAAATGTAATGGTGAAGTGGATTATTATTCAATTCTTGGATTGAAACCTTTTGCTGATAAAGATGCAGTAAAGAAACAGTACAAGAAGATGGCAGTGTTGCTCCACCCTGATAAGAACAAATGTGTGGGAGCTGATGGGGCATTCAGACTTGTTTCCGAAGCGTGGACGTTATTCTCTGATAGTACTAAGAGAAGCTCTTATGATATGAAGAGAAACAAGCAATTATCTTCTGGGGTTAACCAGACAAATTTGTCTTCTGTTCATGCTACAGGGGTTACAGGTTTTAACAACTGTTCCAATTCGTCGAATTCTCATGGTAGACTTGACACTTTCTGGACTGTTTGTACCTCTTGTAAGGTTCAGTATGAATATCTGCGGAAGTATGTGAATAAGAGACTTTCTTGTAAGAATTGTCGTGGTATCTTCATTGCTGTGGAAACTGGGACAGCCCCAGCAAATGGTTCTTTCCCTTATTGTCCTTGGTCACATGTGCCTGGTAATGGGTATGGAAGTCATGGATTCGATGGGGTTACTTATATTCCAGCGAATACTACCTATGTTACAGGAAATGGGGTCTCAGGATTTCATTCTGGACATGGATATGAATATGTTTCAAATGTGTCGTTCCAATGGAGCTCTTTCTCTGGAACTTCTGCTGGAATTGTGGGTCCTAATGGACCATCTACCATATCCACTGATGTCTATCAGGCTAATGGAAATGTTAATAGCGCAAGAGCCAAGGCTAAATCAGGAGCCAGCAGAAAACATGTGACGGAAAATGCTGTTGCTAATATTAATTCACCCACTGGCTGCAGTGAACCTCCAGTATCCAAGGCTGGTAGATccgaaaagaaaaggaaggtgATCATGGGAACCAATGTTAGAAATGGGTATGAAGACAAGGGATCAAAATCTGCTTCAGAAGCAAGATTGGCTGATGGAAATGCAAGTAATGGACATGATCCCAAGCTTAGTAATCCAAGTGAACTTCCAAGTAGACGTTCTGTTGCACCTGCATTTGATGCTAGAAAGTTGTTGATTGAAAAGGCGAGGACAGAAATTCGGAAGAAATTGGAAGAGATGAAGTTGGTGTCAGAGGCAGCTGCTGCGGTTAAGCAGAATGCAAAAGCACAGGCGGGACTTGATCAATCGGGAGGAACTGGAGAGGCACCTAAAATAGCAGATTTGCGTGCTTCTGGTCATCAATTAGAGCCAAATAAAACCCGACCAATCTCACTTGCAGTCCCTGACCCGGATTTCCATGATTTTGACAAAGATAGATCAGAGGAATGCTTCAAGCCAAAACAAATATGGGCATTATATGATGAAGAAGATGGTATGCCTCGCTTGTACTGTCTGATACGCGAGGTCATCTCCGTCGAACCATTCAAGATTCATATCACTTACTTGAACTCTAAAACTGATAGTGAGTTTGGGACAGTGAACTGGCTGGATTGTGGGTTTACCAAATCATGTGGAAATTTCAGAGCATGGAACTCAGATGTTGTTGACCAAGTTAACGTTTTCTCTCATGTTCTTAGCCGGGAAAAAGCTGGTAGGGGAGGCTGTGTTCGATTATACCCCAGAAGTGGAGATATTTGGGCTGTATACCGGAATTGGTCACGAGATTGGAACAGATCAACCCCAGATGAAGTGAGGTACAAGTATGAAATGGTGGAGGTTCTTGATGATTACTCTGAAGAGCTTGGTGTTTGTGTAGCTCCCCTTGTCAAGTTGGCTGGATTCAAGACAGTATATCGAAGGAATACAGACAAAAATGCCATTCGATGGATCCCACGAAGAGAGATGCTACGCTTTTCACACCAGGTGCCATCTTGTCCACTCAAGGAAGAAGGAAGTAATTTGCCAGATAAGTGTTGGGATTTGGACCCGGCTGCAACTCCAGACGAGCTGCTTCATGTTGCTACAGACGCAGGCACATAA
- the LOC133860976 gene encoding zinc finger CCCH domain-containing protein 18 isoform X1 → MVNVVKFLTLGTWVLSEMLQILVLRVGIEMDFSDSTKVVYNRIQKVEPENVSKIIGYLLLQDHGEREMIRLAFSPDNLIHTLINKAKTELGLSKPPVSAPILLSQVNQVPVSDLPFQFTPYSPALSHPISSPVTLRGTKYSYWDHQVATEQQLLHNVDFVPPAYSDSGVEDYRLQNQMQFLTMEDQLESANSVGSDISSNYYYQDPAFGERNSRRSPSLPEFPVKVCHYFNKGFCKHGNNCRYFHGNPISESFSQILSPSSNELPHEDNVFSPRSLEKLEMELTELLKSRRGFPVSIASLPMIYYEMFGRTLQAEGYLTESQRHGKAGYSLTKLLARLKTSIRLIDRPHGQHSVILSDDIPKYLEYIGERNDPGGIVAGSRQIYLTFPAESTFTEQDVSNYFNNFGPVQDVRIPCQQKRMFGFVTFVYAETVKQILAKGNPHFVCGARVLVKPYREKSRLDRKYTDKMQHPVYYSPHLIDGDCELNSMVRVCDNSRLPRKQLIEGHEQQALELESRLLSELKLASKPLSHHSYFGYSMDELKLSEACAEQAEFPSAEQFNYLLDVLNNGSASEDNRRHINTNYIDQDRSTPCSTHGLNLPESPFASAIGNGISTVI, encoded by the exons TTGTGTACAATAGAATTCAGAAAGTAGAGCCTGAAAACGTCTCGAAGATTATCGGGTATCTTCTGTTACAAGATCATGGTGAGCGGGAAATGATCCGGTTGGCCTTCAGCCCTGATAATCTGATCCACACGTTGATCAACAAAGCCAAAACCGAGCTTGGCTTATCCAAACCCCCGGTTTCTGCTCCCATCTTGCTGTCTCAGGTGAACCAAGTACCCGTTTCAGACCTGCCTTTTCAGTTCACACCCTACTCGCCGGCTTTGTCACATCCAATTTCGTCTCCGGTGACTCTCCGAGGTACAAAGTACTCCTACTGGGATCACCAAGTGGCTACCGAGCAGCAACTGTTGCATAATGTAGACTTTGTCCCACCGGCGTACTCGGATTCCGGTGTTGAAGATTATCGCCTTCAGAATCAAATGCAGTTTTTGACAATGGAAGATCAACTAGAATCTGCCAATTCAGTTGGTTCAGATATTTCAAGCAATTATTATTACCAAGATCCTGCATTTGGTGAGAGAAACAGTCGAAGGTCTCCGAGCTTGCCTGAATTTCCTGTTAAGGTCTGCCATTACTTCAATAAGGGGTTTTGTAAACACGGAAACAACTGTAGGTATTTCCATGGCAATCCCATTTCAGAAAGCTTTTCTCAGATTCTCAGTCCAAGTTCAAATGAGCTTCCTCATGAAGACAATGTCTTCTCTCCTAGGTCTCTTGAAAAGCTTGAAATGGAGTTAACCGAGCTTTTGAAATCAAGAAGAGGGTTTCCTGTTTCAATTGCTTCACTGCCAATGATCTATTATGAGATGTTTGGGAGGACACTTCAGGCTGAAGGTTACCTTACAGAAAGCCAGAGACATGGTAAGGCTGGGTATAGTCTGACAAAGCTTCTTGCTCGGTTGAAGACCAGCATTCGACTCATTGACAG GCCTCATGGGCAGCACTCAGTAATCTTGTCAGATGATATCCCGAAATACTTGGAGTATATTGGTGAGAGAAATGATCCTGGTGGAATTGTTGCTGGTTCTCGACAGATTTATCTTACCTTTCCTGCTGAGAGTACTTTCACAGAGCAAGATGTTTCTAACTACTTCAA CAACTTTGGGCCTGTCCAAGATGTTAGAATTCCTTGCCAGCAGAAGAGGATGTTTGGTTTTGTCACTTTTGTTTATGCGGAGACTGTCAAGCAAATTTTAGCTAAGGGGAATCCTCATTTTGTATGTGGGGCTCGTGTTCTGGTGAAACCGTACCGGGAAAAGTCAAGGCTTGACAG GAAGTACACAGATAAAATGCAGCACCCTGTGTATTACAGTCCACACCTCATAGATGGAGATTGTGAGCTCAACTCTA TGGTGAGAGTTTGCGATAATTCAAGGCTACCCCGAAAGCAGCTCATCGAGGGACATGAGCAGCAAGCACTTGAACTTGAGAGCAGGCTTCTCTCAGAGTTAAAACTAGCTTCTAAACCCTTGTCCCATCACTCTTATTTTGGTTACTCAATGGATGAATTGAAGCTCTCAGAAG CCTGTGCAGAACAAGCAGAGTTTCCATCCGCTGAACAGTTTAATTATTTGCTGGATGTTTTGAACAATGGTTCCGCCAGTGAGGACAATAGGAGGCATATAAACACCAACTACATCGACCAGGATAG ATCAACTCCTTGCAGCACCCATGGACTTAACCTTCCAGAGAGCCCTTTTGCATCTGCTATAGGAAATGGCATTTCAACAGTTATATAG
- the LOC133860976 gene encoding zinc finger CCCH domain-containing protein 18 isoform X3: MDFSDSTKVVYNRIQKVEPENVSKIIGYLLLQDHGEREMIRLAFSPDNLIHTLINKAKTELGLSKPPVSAPILLSQVNQVPVSDLPFQFTPYSPALSHPISSPVTLRGTKYSYWDHQVATEQQLLHNVDFVPPAYSDSGVEDYRLQNQMQFLTMEDQLESANSVGSDISSNYYYQDPAFGERNSRRSPSLPEFPVKVCHYFNKGFCKHGNNCRYFHGNPISESFSQILSPSSNELPHEDNVFSPRSLEKLEMELTELLKSRRGFPVSIASLPMIYYEMFGRTLQAEGYLTESQRHGKAGYSLTKLLARLKTSIRLIDRPHGQHSVILSDDIPKYLEYIGERNDPGGIVAGSRQIYLTFPAESTFTEQDVSNYFNNFGPVQDVRIPCQQKRMFGFVTFVYAETVKQILAKGNPHFVCGARVLVKPYREKSRLDRKYTDKMQHPVYYSPHLIDGDCELNSMVRVCDNSRLPRKQLIEGHEQQALELESRLLSELKLASKPLSHHSYFGYSMDELKLSEACAEQAEFPSAEQFNYLLDVLNNGSASEDNRRHINTNYIDQDRSTPCSTHGLNLPESPFASAIGNGISTVI; this comes from the exons TTGTGTACAATAGAATTCAGAAAGTAGAGCCTGAAAACGTCTCGAAGATTATCGGGTATCTTCTGTTACAAGATCATGGTGAGCGGGAAATGATCCGGTTGGCCTTCAGCCCTGATAATCTGATCCACACGTTGATCAACAAAGCCAAAACCGAGCTTGGCTTATCCAAACCCCCGGTTTCTGCTCCCATCTTGCTGTCTCAGGTGAACCAAGTACCCGTTTCAGACCTGCCTTTTCAGTTCACACCCTACTCGCCGGCTTTGTCACATCCAATTTCGTCTCCGGTGACTCTCCGAGGTACAAAGTACTCCTACTGGGATCACCAAGTGGCTACCGAGCAGCAACTGTTGCATAATGTAGACTTTGTCCCACCGGCGTACTCGGATTCCGGTGTTGAAGATTATCGCCTTCAGAATCAAATGCAGTTTTTGACAATGGAAGATCAACTAGAATCTGCCAATTCAGTTGGTTCAGATATTTCAAGCAATTATTATTACCAAGATCCTGCATTTGGTGAGAGAAACAGTCGAAGGTCTCCGAGCTTGCCTGAATTTCCTGTTAAGGTCTGCCATTACTTCAATAAGGGGTTTTGTAAACACGGAAACAACTGTAGGTATTTCCATGGCAATCCCATTTCAGAAAGCTTTTCTCAGATTCTCAGTCCAAGTTCAAATGAGCTTCCTCATGAAGACAATGTCTTCTCTCCTAGGTCTCTTGAAAAGCTTGAAATGGAGTTAACCGAGCTTTTGAAATCAAGAAGAGGGTTTCCTGTTTCAATTGCTTCACTGCCAATGATCTATTATGAGATGTTTGGGAGGACACTTCAGGCTGAAGGTTACCTTACAGAAAGCCAGAGACATGGTAAGGCTGGGTATAGTCTGACAAAGCTTCTTGCTCGGTTGAAGACCAGCATTCGACTCATTGACAG GCCTCATGGGCAGCACTCAGTAATCTTGTCAGATGATATCCCGAAATACTTGGAGTATATTGGTGAGAGAAATGATCCTGGTGGAATTGTTGCTGGTTCTCGACAGATTTATCTTACCTTTCCTGCTGAGAGTACTTTCACAGAGCAAGATGTTTCTAACTACTTCAA CAACTTTGGGCCTGTCCAAGATGTTAGAATTCCTTGCCAGCAGAAGAGGATGTTTGGTTTTGTCACTTTTGTTTATGCGGAGACTGTCAAGCAAATTTTAGCTAAGGGGAATCCTCATTTTGTATGTGGGGCTCGTGTTCTGGTGAAACCGTACCGGGAAAAGTCAAGGCTTGACAG GAAGTACACAGATAAAATGCAGCACCCTGTGTATTACAGTCCACACCTCATAGATGGAGATTGTGAGCTCAACTCTA TGGTGAGAGTTTGCGATAATTCAAGGCTACCCCGAAAGCAGCTCATCGAGGGACATGAGCAGCAAGCACTTGAACTTGAGAGCAGGCTTCTCTCAGAGTTAAAACTAGCTTCTAAACCCTTGTCCCATCACTCTTATTTTGGTTACTCAATGGATGAATTGAAGCTCTCAGAAG CCTGTGCAGAACAAGCAGAGTTTCCATCCGCTGAACAGTTTAATTATTTGCTGGATGTTTTGAACAATGGTTCCGCCAGTGAGGACAATAGGAGGCATATAAACACCAACTACATCGACCAGGATAG ATCAACTCCTTGCAGCACCCATGGACTTAACCTTCCAGAGAGCCCTTTTGCATCTGCTATAGGAAATGGCATTTCAACAGTTATATAG
- the LOC133859537 gene encoding LOW QUALITY PROTEIN: uncharacterized protein LOC133859537 (The sequence of the model RefSeq protein was modified relative to this genomic sequence to represent the inferred CDS: inserted 2 bases in 1 codon) has protein sequence MLSNYVVRRTLAVREGVSEEPKRNRKTHSEAKQXRVKKINQMNPQLWHKVAALSGMAALGLGTYGAHGFKPKNPTYKEVWQTASLYHLVHTAALVAAPITKHPNIFGGLLTTGILAFSGTCYTVAFLEDRKYSTLAPFGGFAFIAAWASLLF, from the exons ATGTTATCAAACTACGTCGTTAGGAGAACTTTGGCCGTGCGTGAGGGAGTGTCCGAAGAACCCAAGCGGAACCGGAAAACTCATAGCGAAGCAAAGCA GCGGGTGAAGAAGATTAATCAAATGAATCCTCAACTCTGGCACAAAGTTGCTGCGCTCTCTG GAATGGCAGCTCTTGGTTTGGGCACGTATGGTGCTCATGGCTTCAAGCCCAAAAACCCAACTTACAAAGAG GTCTGGCAAACAGCTTCTCTTTACCATTTGGTTCACACTGCTGCTTTGGTTGCTGCCCCAATTACCAAGCACCCGAACATT TTTGGAGGCCTTTTGACAACTGGAATTCTTGCATTCTCTGGAAC GTGTTATACTGTAGCATTCCTCGAGGACAGAAAGTATTCTACCTTAGCTCCATTTGGTGGCTTTGCATTTATTGCTGCTTGGGCAAGCTTGCTTTTCTAA
- the LOC133860976 gene encoding zinc finger CCCH domain-containing protein 18 isoform X2: protein MLQILVLRVGIEMDFSDSTKVVYNRIQKVEPENVSKIIGYLLLQDHGEREMIRLAFSPDNLIHTLINKAKTELGLSKPPVSAPILLSQVNQVPVSDLPFQFTPYSPALSHPISSPVTLRGTKYSYWDHQVATEQQLLHNVDFVPPAYSDSGVEDYRLQNQMQFLTMEDQLESANSVGSDISSNYYYQDPAFGERNSRRSPSLPEFPVKVCHYFNKGFCKHGNNCRYFHGNPISESFSQILSPSSNELPHEDNVFSPRSLEKLEMELTELLKSRRGFPVSIASLPMIYYEMFGRTLQAEGYLTESQRHGKAGYSLTKLLARLKTSIRLIDRPHGQHSVILSDDIPKYLEYIGERNDPGGIVAGSRQIYLTFPAESTFTEQDVSNYFNNFGPVQDVRIPCQQKRMFGFVTFVYAETVKQILAKGNPHFVCGARVLVKPYREKSRLDRKYTDKMQHPVYYSPHLIDGDCELNSMVRVCDNSRLPRKQLIEGHEQQALELESRLLSELKLASKPLSHHSYFGYSMDELKLSEACAEQAEFPSAEQFNYLLDVLNNGSASEDNRRHINTNYIDQDSTHGLNLPESPFASAIGNGISTVI from the exons TTGTGTACAATAGAATTCAGAAAGTAGAGCCTGAAAACGTCTCGAAGATTATCGGGTATCTTCTGTTACAAGATCATGGTGAGCGGGAAATGATCCGGTTGGCCTTCAGCCCTGATAATCTGATCCACACGTTGATCAACAAAGCCAAAACCGAGCTTGGCTTATCCAAACCCCCGGTTTCTGCTCCCATCTTGCTGTCTCAGGTGAACCAAGTACCCGTTTCAGACCTGCCTTTTCAGTTCACACCCTACTCGCCGGCTTTGTCACATCCAATTTCGTCTCCGGTGACTCTCCGAGGTACAAAGTACTCCTACTGGGATCACCAAGTGGCTACCGAGCAGCAACTGTTGCATAATGTAGACTTTGTCCCACCGGCGTACTCGGATTCCGGTGTTGAAGATTATCGCCTTCAGAATCAAATGCAGTTTTTGACAATGGAAGATCAACTAGAATCTGCCAATTCAGTTGGTTCAGATATTTCAAGCAATTATTATTACCAAGATCCTGCATTTGGTGAGAGAAACAGTCGAAGGTCTCCGAGCTTGCCTGAATTTCCTGTTAAGGTCTGCCATTACTTCAATAAGGGGTTTTGTAAACACGGAAACAACTGTAGGTATTTCCATGGCAATCCCATTTCAGAAAGCTTTTCTCAGATTCTCAGTCCAAGTTCAAATGAGCTTCCTCATGAAGACAATGTCTTCTCTCCTAGGTCTCTTGAAAAGCTTGAAATGGAGTTAACCGAGCTTTTGAAATCAAGAAGAGGGTTTCCTGTTTCAATTGCTTCACTGCCAATGATCTATTATGAGATGTTTGGGAGGACACTTCAGGCTGAAGGTTACCTTACAGAAAGCCAGAGACATGGTAAGGCTGGGTATAGTCTGACAAAGCTTCTTGCTCGGTTGAAGACCAGCATTCGACTCATTGACAG GCCTCATGGGCAGCACTCAGTAATCTTGTCAGATGATATCCCGAAATACTTGGAGTATATTGGTGAGAGAAATGATCCTGGTGGAATTGTTGCTGGTTCTCGACAGATTTATCTTACCTTTCCTGCTGAGAGTACTTTCACAGAGCAAGATGTTTCTAACTACTTCAA CAACTTTGGGCCTGTCCAAGATGTTAGAATTCCTTGCCAGCAGAAGAGGATGTTTGGTTTTGTCACTTTTGTTTATGCGGAGACTGTCAAGCAAATTTTAGCTAAGGGGAATCCTCATTTTGTATGTGGGGCTCGTGTTCTGGTGAAACCGTACCGGGAAAAGTCAAGGCTTGACAG GAAGTACACAGATAAAATGCAGCACCCTGTGTATTACAGTCCACACCTCATAGATGGAGATTGTGAGCTCAACTCTA TGGTGAGAGTTTGCGATAATTCAAGGCTACCCCGAAAGCAGCTCATCGAGGGACATGAGCAGCAAGCACTTGAACTTGAGAGCAGGCTTCTCTCAGAGTTAAAACTAGCTTCTAAACCCTTGTCCCATCACTCTTATTTTGGTTACTCAATGGATGAATTGAAGCTCTCAGAAG CCTGTGCAGAACAAGCAGAGTTTCCATCCGCTGAACAGTTTAATTATTTGCTGGATGTTTTGAACAATGGTTCCGCCAGTGAGGACAATAGGAGGCATATAAACACCAACTACATCGACCAGGATAG CACCCATGGACTTAACCTTCCAGAGAGCCCTTTTGCATCTGCTATAGGAAATGGCATTTCAACAGTTATATAG
- the LOC133861711 gene encoding F-box protein SNE — protein MQQKKAEEKEKKPKFCINDHTDILTEILKRLDGPSLGVAACVCRLWSAIARNDSLWEHLCFRHVASPAPSSVRPVVLALGGYKRLYMVCVRPVLSRLGHSDLVRRRFWTRDEVQLSLSLFCVDYYERRLGGASASSLMFLCKPVNV, from the coding sequence ATGCAGCAAAAGAAAGCagaggagaaagagaaaaaacccAAGTTCTGCATAAACGACCACACCGACATCCTCACTGAGATCCTGAAACGCCTCGACGGGCCGTCCCTCGGCGTCGCTGCCTGCGTTTGCCGACTCTGGAGCGCCATTGCCCGCAACGACTCCCTCTGGGAGCACCTCTGCTTCCGCCACGTAGCCTCTCCGGCCCCCTCCTCCGTGCGACCCGTCGTTCTGGCCCTCGGAGGCTACAAGCGCCTCTACATGGTCTGCGTCCGACCCGTCCTGAGTCGACTCGGCCACTCGGACCTTGTCAGACGCCGTTTCTGGACTCGCGACGAGGTGCAACTCTCGCTCTCTTTGTTCTGCGTCGACTACTACGAGCGGAGACTCGGTGGTGCGTCCGCATCGTCCCTCATGTTCCTCTGCAAGCCCGTGAAcgtttga